The following are encoded together in the Strongyloides ratti genome assembly S_ratti_ED321, chromosome : 2 genome:
- a CDS encoding Inositol polyphosphate kinase family-containing protein, producing MEVTGFSHQVGGHFGMFCCNGHVCKPLNQREYLFYSSVDKTLFPYTAKFCGIGKLSINFTPSNNDENDTEIIGKKYVAMKSDIILDCHTSHFETNDQMRFIIDDSNKTIFAVGKNSNSWANQCQSKAIQKLVDSRNDKQFIFLEDIVSIYKKPCVVDLKMGTRQYGDHATAEKKASQTQKSESSTSGTLGVRIVGMQIWDQKEKKYYQVNKYEGREMTEYHFLETILHFFERAGQARRKVLFEKLTGLKKVLLNAEGFRFYSSSILIAFEGMDLEENKEDINDIDNLEEDITYTGYDEGYLLGVTYLINILYGYIIGGTTLKELIIKFKQINKDRGIKRELSEQEKLINSEDDEDEDENEDNNYNNNSNDSFQLKI from the exons atggaAGTTACAGGTTTCAGTCATCAAGTTGGTGGCCATTTTGGTATGTTTTGTTGTAATGGCCATGTCTGTAAACCTTTAAATCAACgtgaatatttattttattcatctGTTGACAAAACTCTTTTTCCATATACAGCTAAATTTTGTGGTATTGGTAAactttcaataaattttactccttctaataatgatgaaaatGATACTGAAATAATtggtaaaaaatatgttgCTATGAAATCTGATATAATTCTTGATTGTCATACTAGCCATTTTGAGACTAATGATCAAATGAGATTTATTATTGATGATAgtaataaaactatttttgcTGTTGGAAAAAATAGTAATTCATGGGCTAATCAATGTCAATCAaaa gcAATACAAAAATTAGTTGACTCTAGAAAtgataaacaatttatttttcttgaGGATATAGTATCAATTTACAAGAAACCATGTGTAGTGGATCTTAAGATGGGAACACGACAGTATGGAGATCATGCAACAGCTGAAAAAAAAGCTAGTCAAACACAAAAAAGTGAATCATCTACATCAGGTACCCTTGGAGTTCGAATTGTTGGAATGCAAATATGGgatcaaaaagaaaaaaaatattatcaagtTAACAAGTATGAGGGGCGTGAGATGACAGAGTATCATTTTCTTGAAACTATTCTTCATTTCTTTGAAAGAGCTGGACAGGCAAGgagaaaagttttatttgaaaaattaaccggtttaaaaaaagttttattaaatgctGAAGGATTTCGATTTTATTCTTCCTCTATTCTTATAGCATTTGAGGGCATGGAtttagaagaaaataaagaagatataaatgatattgaCAATTT GGAAGAAGATATAACTTATACAGGATATGATGAAGGATATCTTCTCGGGGTAACGTATCTTATTAACATTCTATATGGGTATATTATTGGTGGAACTACATTAAAAGAattgataattaaatttaaacaaatcaACAAAGATAGAGGTATTAAACGAGAACTATCTGAACaggaaaaattaattaatagtgaggatgatgaagatgaagatgaaaatgaggataataattataataataattcaaatgatagttttcaattaaaaatttag
- a CDS encoding 39 kDa FK506-binding nuclear protein: MLNSVSRGIISKLQHSPNGSNVITSIFRNLSFTFVRMGVDIDTQKPGDGVSFPKKGQKVLCHYTLNLESGKEIDSSRSRGQPFEFTIGKGEVIKGWDEGLTKMSVGERAILKISPDMGYGARGIPGAIPGNATLIFDVELLKIKS; this comes from the exons ATGTTAAATTCAGTTAGTCGTGGAATAATAAGTAAACTTCAACACAGTCCAAATGGGTCTAATGTAATAACTtctatttttagaaatttatcttttaccTTTGTAAGAATGGGCGTAGATATTGATACCCAAAAACCTGGAGATG gaGTTAGTTTTCCAAAGAAAGGACAGAAAGTTTTGTGCCATTATACATTAAACTTGGAGAGTGGAAAGGAAATCGACAGTTCCAGATCTAGGGGGCAACCATTTGAATTCACTATCGGAAAGGGTGAAGTCATCAAAGGTTGGGACGAAGGTCTTACAAAGATGTCTGTTGGTGAACGTGCAATTTTGAAAATCTCACCAGATATGGGATATGGAGCTCGTGGTATCCCAGGAGCTATTCCAGGAAATGCTACTCTTATTTTTGACGTTGAACTTCTTAAAATCAAGTCTTAA
- a CDS encoding Neverland → MVKNNTTIFLNKNKDEYHLPMYYFYWKELLYLFILIIFYIFYKVISRPLERIKRLGDLGFYFGDIKYTKDVEEKMIERVKRLRIVGELPPVYPNGWFCIAQSNEIKKKSILPITFMGEQLSLIRSESGEVFLIDSYCPHLGASFNVGGKVVNDNCVQCPFHGWIFNAETGKCTNIPYNQASIPEQAKISTWHVTEVNKSIFVWYHAEGFAPTWEIPEIDEVKYEDWTYKGRTEHEIMCHIQEVPENGADLAHLDYLHLHGVQEGNDVNKIPMNITKPYIKHLWNGSWEPKTGDEKHISVMHLDQVMKAGNFSIPLTETKLDAIQIGPGIVHMMFDFGILGQGIVFQYLTPEEPMFQRSRFVMYANVPKLWAKFMMISEAYQFERDIFIWSNKKYIKNPLYVKNDGPINKHRRWYQQFYSENSPRLEKNGTVTNKVKSTLDW, encoded by the exons atggtaaaaaataatacaactatatttttaaataaaaataaagatgaaTATCATTTACctatgtattatttttattggaaagaattgttatatttatttattttgataattttttatatattttataaagtgATAAGTAGACCTTTAGAGAGAATAAAAAGGTTAGGTGATTTAGGATTTTATTTTGGTGATATTAag taTACAAAAGATGTTGAAGAAAAGATGATTGAACGTGTCAAAAGACTTCGTATTGTTGGTGAACTTCCTCCTGTCTATCCAAATGGATGGTTTTGTATAGCTCAGTCAAAtgaaataaagaaaaaatctATATTACCTATAACTTTTATGGGTGAACAGTTATCATTAATTAGAAGTGAATCAGGAgaagtatttttaatagattcATATTGTCCACATCTTGGTGCATCATTTAATGTTGGTGGTAAAGTTGTTAATGATAATTGTGTTCAATGTCCATTTCATGGATGGATATTTAATGCAGAGACTGGAAAATGTACAAATATACCATATAATCAGGCTTCTATACCTGAACAAGCTAAAATTTCTACATGGCATGTTACTGAGGTTAATAAATCTATTTTTGTTTGGTATCATGCTGAAGGTTTTGCTCCAACATGGGAAATACCAGAAATTGATGAAGTTAAATATGAAGATTGGACATATAAAGGTAGAACTGAACATGAAATAATGTGTCATATTCAAGAAGTTCCTGAGAATGGTGCTGATTTGGCACATCTTGACTATCTTCATCTTCATGGTGTACAGGAAGGAAAtgatgttaataaaattccAATGAATATTACTAAACCttatattaaacatttatgGAATGGTAGTTGGGAACCAAAAACTGGAGATGAAAAACATATATCAGTGATGCATCTTGATCAAGTAATGAAAGCTGGAAATTTTAGTATTCCATTAACTGAAACAAAATTAGATGCTATACAAATAGGACCAGGAATAGTTCATATGATGTTTGATTTTGGTATTCTTGGACAAGGAATAGTTTTTCAATATCTTACACCAGAAGAACCAATGTTTCAAAGGAGTCGTTTTGTTATGTATGCAAATGTCCCAAAATTATGGGCTAAATTTATGATGATAAGTGAAGCATATcag tttgaaagagatatatttatatggagtaataaaaaatatattaaaaatcctTTATATGTAAAGAATGATGGACCTATAAATAAACATCGAAGATGGtatcaacaattttattCTGAGAATAGTCCaagattagaaaaaaatggtACTGTGacaaataaagttaaatcaACTTTAGATTGGTag
- a CDS encoding Nematode cuticle collagen, N-terminal domain and Collagen triple helix repeat-containing protein, translating to MIMNTWLIVVMKSNKIFISAIIITIVFILIWLNIIFLFNDITDFHNISLTEIKNFRIKTDGVWNEIVIINEKIDKNDILRIKRQYDMSPPMTVYGQSLHVTQQTSCLPGEIGPPGNDGLDGIPGENGMDGLPGMNGNILNINTKSIPCEACPIGPPGLPGQDGPPGLKGINGDPGPPGPPGKPGILGPRGEQGDPGPIGSPGKDGMPGIPGKDGKKYIVVNGPPGMPGLPGKMGRSGKPGIKGPDNLVGPVGPIGPAGLPGKKGSDGIPGVQGQPGTLGGDAAYCPCPPRIIINYTTTLKSLPVEKSKPLTTRKPPLLILPELKPLPKLENNYFNNNLDNYVAPKTGRRLYFARNFIIKHPIRIKHIKY from the exons atgattatgaACACCTGGTTGATAGTAGTCATGAAATCtaataaaatctttatatctgctattattataactattgtttttatattaatatggttaaatattatttttttgtttaatgatattactgattttcataatatttcattaacagaaataaaaaattttagaattaaAACTGATGGAGTATGGAAtgaaattgttattataaatgaaaaaattgataaaaatgatattttgaGAATTAAAAGACAATATGACATGAGTCCACCAATGACAGTTTATGGACAATCATTACATGTAACTCAACAAACATCTTGTTTACCAGGTGAAATTGGTCCTCCAGGAAATGATGGATTAGATGGAATTCCAGGTGAGAATGGTATGGATGGTCTTCCAGGAATGAatggaaatattttaaatataaatactaAATCAATACCATGTGAAGCTTGTCCAATTGGACCTCCTGGATTACCTGGTCAAGATGGGCCTCCTGGTTTAAAAGGAATCAATGGGGATCCAGGACCACCAGGACCTCCAGGAAAACCAGGAATATTAGGACCTAGAGGTGAACAAGGAGATCCAGGGCCAATTGGTTCACCAGGAAAAGATGGAATGCCTGGTATTCCAGGAAAAGAtggaaaaaaatacattGTTGTAAACGGACCACCAGGAATGCCTGGTTTACCAGGAAAGATGGGTAGAAGTGGCAAACCAGGAATAAAAGGACCAGATAATCTTGTTGGACCTGTTGGACCAATTGGACCTGCAGGATTACCAGGAAAAAAAGGTTCTGATGGTATTCCAGGAGTTCAAGGTCAACCAGGTACTTTAGGAGGTGATGcag CATATTGTCCATGTCCACcaagaataataattaacTATACAACTACACTTAAATCTTTACCTGTTGAAAAAAGTAAACCACTAACAACTAGAAAACCtccattattaatattaccaGAATTAAAACCACTTCCAAAATTagaaaacaattattttaataataatttggaTAATTATGTAGCACCGAAAACTGGAAGAAGACTTTATTTTGCACGTAATTTCATTATCAAACATCCAATAAgaataaaacatataaaatattaa
- a CDS encoding Syntrophin-like 1 → MAALRSSQLEILIDNEWHKVGGIADETALTLTSFNDNLDEDTITNERRMVRICKQDGNGLGISIKGGADIKMPVFISKIFKGMAADMTGQLFVGDKIISVNGIPLENATHDEAVRTLKKVGRIADLEVAFVKDIYMKRDSILDKIQWDDESKDRVKTINLKLTCITRTRLDREDLENRCFEIRSPSGRFILTFRCQNEGEADAWFETLHSCGESLLTQALAQVNLMLGQNPQVRKMGWLLEQTVDQGILVWKPYFAALTMNDLLFYESVPLIKSEWAMPIITRPLIATRIVQTTSRTCPVIQGLSDVISFTIRTGTQDGVRSHTFRVETHRELASWVKNIVQNTNEICYEAEQISTPCVWQDRQCELIINIEKGICLLGPQSELLWQYPFEAIRATGDDGNQFLWIDFGPGSPEIEIDLLGSPKPFVFILHSFLAAKVYNLGLYA, encoded by the coding sequence atggCTGCATTAAGAAGTTCAcaattagaaattttaatagataaTGAATGGCATAAAGTTGGTGGAATAGCTGATGAAACAGCCTTAACATTAACTTCTTTCAATGATAATTTAGATGAAGATACAATTACAAATGAAAGAAGAATGGTAAGAATCTGTAAACAAGATGGCAATGGACTTGGGATTAGTATTAAAGGAGGTGCTGATATTAAAATGCCTGTATttataagtaaaattttcaaGGGTATGGCTGCTGATATGACTGGGCAACTTTTTGTTggtgataaaataatttctgtTAATGGGATACCACTTGAAAATGCCACACATGATGAAGCTGTTagaacattaaaaaaagttggtAGAATTGCTGATCTAGAAGTGGCTTTtgttaaagatatatatatgaaaagaGATAGTATTTTGGATAAAATTCAGTGGGATGATGAGTCCAAAGATAGAGttaaaactataaatttaaaattaacctGTATCACTAGAACAAGACTTGATAGAGAAGATCTTGAAAACAGGTGCTTTGAAATTAGATCTCCATCTGGTAGATTTATATTAACCTTTCGATGTCAAAATGAAGGTGAAGCAGATGCATGGTTTGAAACATTACATAGTTGCGGCGAATCATTATTAACCCAGGCTTTGGCACAGGTAAATCTGATGCTAGGACAGAATCCACAAGTCAGAAAAATGGGTTGGTTATTAGAACAAACTGTTGATCAAGGAATTTTGGTATGGAAACCATACTTTGCTGCATTAACAATGAAcgatttattattttatgaatcTGTTCCTTTAATAAAATCTGAATGGGCAATGCCCATAATTACAAGACCTTTAATAGCTACAAGAATTGTCCAGACAACTTCAAGAACATGTCCAGTTATTCAAGGTTTGTCTGATGTGATTTCATTTACCATAAGAACAGGAACACAAGATGGAGTCAGAAGTCATACATTTAGGGTTGAAACACATCGTGAATTAGCAAGTTgggtaaaaaatattgtccAAAATACTAATGAAATATGCTATGAAGCAGAACAAATTTCAACACCATGTGTATGGCAGGACCGACAATGTGAATTGATAATAAACATTGAAAAAGGAATTTGCCTTCTTGGTCCTCAATCAGAACTTTTATGGCAATATCCTTTTGAAGCAATTCGTGCAACAGGTGATGACGGAAATCAATTTCTTTGGATTGATTTTGGTCCTGGTTCACCTGAAATAGAAATTGATTTACTTGGATCTCCAAAACCTTTTGTCTTTATTTTGCATTCTTTCCTTGCTGCTAAAGTTTATAATCTTGGTTTGTATGcttaa
- a CDS encoding WD40/YVTN repeat-like-containing domain and WD40-repeat-containing domain-containing protein, whose amino-acid sequence MEPIITIPVSVVPKTLACIKDSEKNIVQAIRKYQLEIEPLDIACKGSGAHHYAFMPHVDLKDCKVKLKRILEICCFREGNDPYQFFVAAICPDAIHLFKGVDFKRNRKFPYVSLKYLDCMLMHSVKIHLVHVIKSISQENVVFLQSLGGKVVQVILAGEVGRIIYNEIPVPKTQLERCLQYHSSTDSVIYVSGKETINIMKIREDKPNFSQPINYGKTMISMGMLAPDMRSYIIATTDGTIFVVDALTGYKRHKVDSFQHRKISSMAVLNDNVHLILGFYDGTLLKITTEENTEDSVVAMFTAHHSAITSIVVQKESYIDRFATLNNEKIQFNCLEFLTDSNVLLVGSAEGHLLLFKMTDEEEVCEIMEKVHKQSDFENEESFHDKTLEKICRMDTTVFDFVRAIDNYNKNGGFERDYEMYGNTFDAPDPVVKSNDAFEPMQMSSDEDSQPMDTASPFVSNENSISQSKFSPSNVDSTSDDKINSIPQQTVSVFGNISDSDDD is encoded by the exons atggAACCTATTATTACTATTCCTGTTTCTGTTGTTCCGAAAACTCTTGCTTGTATTAAAGATTCTGAAAAAAACATTGTTCAAGCAATAAGAAAATATCAACTTGAAatt gaGCCTCTCGATATTGCTTGTAAAGGATCAGGTGCTCATCATTATGCTTTTATGCCACATGTAGATTTAAAGGATTGCAAAGTAAAACTTAAGAGGATTCTAGAAATTTGTTGCTTCAGAGAAGGAAATGATCCatatcaattttttgttGCTGCTATATGTCCTGATgctatacatttatttaaaggagttgattttaaaagaaatcgAAAATTTCCATatgtttcattaaaatatttagattGTATGCTTATGCATTCAGTTAAAATTCATTTAGTTCatgttataaaaagtatttctCAGGAAAATGTTGTTTTTCTTCAAAGTCTTGGTGGAAAAGTTGTTCAAGTAATCTTGGCGGGAGAAGTTGGAAGGATTATTTATAATGAGATTCCTGTTCCAAAAACACAACTTGAAAGGTGTCTTCAATACCACAGTTCAACGGATTCAGTAATTTATGTTTCTGGAAAAGaaactattaatattatgaaGATTCGTGAAGACAAACCAAATTTTTCCCAACCAATAAATTATGGAAAAACAATGATATCAATGGGAATGTTAGCACCAGATATGAGATCTTATATAATTGCAACAACTGATGGAACAATATTTGTTGTTGATGCTTTAACAGGATATAAAAGGCATAAAGTTGATAGTTTTCAACATCGAAAGATATCTTCTATGGCTGTTCTTAATGATAATGTTCATCTAATTCTTGGATTTTATGATGGTACACTTCTTAAAATTACAACTGAAGAGAATACTGAAGATTCTGTAGTAGCAATGTTTACAGCTCATCATAGTGCTATTACATCTATTGTTGTTCAAAAAGAATCATATATAGATAGATTTGCAACACTTAATAAtg AAAAAATTCAATTCAATTGTCTTGAATTTTTAACTGACTCAAATGTATTACTTGTTGGATCTGCAGAAGggcatttattattatttaaaatgactGATGAGGAGGAGGTATGTGAAATAATGGAAAAAGTTCATAAACAATCAGATTTTGAAAATGAGGAATCTTTCCATGATAAaacattagaaaaaatttgtcGAATGGATACGACAGTCTTCGATTTTGTTCGAGCGATAgataattataacaaaaatggTGGTTTTGAAAGAGATTATGAAATGTATGGAAATACTTTTGATGCTCCTGATCCTGTAGTTAAATCAAATGATGCATTTGAACCAATGCAAATGTCGAGTGATGAAGATTCACAACCGATGGATACAGCATCACCATTTGTATCAAATGAAAATTCAATTTCTCAATCAAAATTTAGTCCTTCAAATGTAGATTCTACAAgtgatgataaaattaactCAATTCCCCAACAAACTGTCAGTGTATTTGGAAATATTTCTGACTCAGATGAtgattaa